A single genomic interval of Prionailurus viverrinus isolate Anna chromosome A2, UM_Priviv_1.0, whole genome shotgun sequence harbors:
- the LOC125153438 gene encoding ral guanine nucleotide dissociation stimulator-like translates to MLLEQRVEHLVPAFLGRDPSYLFTFLRTYKTFATTQQVLEILFMRYGCFHSEAEEDGGPREQEKLAISSILGTWLDHYPEEFFRPPDFTSLKLLRAYVRAHMPGSELQRRARLLYSWRKHPLAAALEPRPDVPRERAPAISGVPTAASRPRLPEATSSPGAQRVRESETLTAASPPGQEVLPALADSQELEEPPAPLVAPEHEQPPAPAGGVTERLEQPPAAAEQPASAPQQRLMSAAAPQDEFPDLVIVFFIISVVVIAGTRVQRRKLTPESPDCSRKGAQEEPGAQGAQLLGDRVCTTAPRWAHQML, encoded by the exons ATGCTACTGGAACAGCGAGTGGAGCACCTGGTACCTGCTTTCCTGGGTAGAGACCCCTCCTACCTCTTCACATTCTTGAGAACATACAAAACTTTTGCTACCACCCAGCAGGTCCTGGAAATACTGTTTATGAG ATACGGATGCTTCCATTCAGAGGCTGAGGAGGATGGCGGACCCCGGGAGCAGGAGAAACT GGCCATCTCCTCcatcctgggcacctggctggatcactACCCCGAGGAATTTTTCCGGCCTCCAGACTTCACCAGCTTGAAGCTGCTGCGGGCGTATGTAAGGGCCCACATGCCGGGCTCCGAGCTGCAGCGCCGCGCCCGCCTTCTCTACTCATGGCGGAAACACC CTTTGGCAGCAGCTCTAGAGCCCCGTCCAGACGTGCCTCGGGAGCGAGCCCCCGCTATCTCTGGGGTGCCCACTGCAGCCTCGCGGCCCAGGCTGCCTGAAGCCACCAGTTCTCCTGGAGCTCAGCGGGTACGAGAATCGGAGACCCTCACTGCAGCGTCCCCACCAGGGCAGGAGGTACTCCCAGCTCTGGCTGACAGTCAGGAGCTGGAAGAGCCACCTGCCCCTTTGGTGGCCCCAGAGCAtgagcagcccccagccccagccggcGGGGTCACGGAACGGCTGGAGCAACCACCTGCTGCAGCTGAGCAACCAGCCTCAGCTCCCCAACAGCGGCTCATGTCGGCTGCAGCCCCACAGGATGAATTCCCTGACCTTGTCATTGTGTTCTTTATCATTTCTGTAGTTGTTATAGCG GGAACCCGGGTCCAACGCAGAAAGCTCACTCCTGAGTCCccagactgcagccgcaaaggagcccaagaagaaccCGGAGCACAA ggggcacagctcctgggcgaCAGGGTCTGCACCACTGCACCTCGCTGggcccaccagatgctctga